The proteins below come from a single Cannabis sativa cultivar Pink pepper isolate KNU-18-1 chromosome 3, ASM2916894v1, whole genome shotgun sequence genomic window:
- the LOC133029037 gene encoding uncharacterized protein LOC133029037 — translation TLDSQCEIGSMKLDIVALEQNYFEAEKVRKEALQEKARTTQLIRELEGQFQDAQKVIEHLEWENKELREKLKTLDTNFRTFSQKLEKRFAKHASQLNVKPLFDELESKFTLSEEMSTCEEIISSLVSKFEMLLGPNKYIMDKMQTMAKQIEEYELMVKQLKEELREEKLKAKDEAEDLAQEMAELRHHITGLLEEERELRACIEQASLHRIAELEAQVLVLVY, via the exons acattagACTCCCAGTGTGAAATAGGGAGCATGAAGCTAGATATTGTGGCCTTGGAGCAGAATTACTTTGAAGCTGAGAAAGTACGGAAAGAAGCTCTCCAAGAAAAAGCTAGAACAACTCAGTTGATCCGAGAGCTTGAGGGTCAATTTCAAGATGCTCAGAAAGTTATTGAACACCTAGAATGGGAAAATAAAGAGCTACGGGAAAAGCTCAAGACATTAGATACAAATTTTAGGACATTTTCGCAAAAGCTTGAAAAGCGGTTTGCAAAGCATGCTTCACAACTCAATGTAAAACCATTGTTTGATGAACTAGAGAGCAAATTCACTTTGTCAGAAGAAATGAG CACTTGTGAAGAAATCATAAGCTCACTGGTTTCAAAGTTTGAAATGCTTCTGGGGCCAAACAAATATATTATGGACAAAATGCAAACAATGGCAAAGCAAATTGAAGAATATGAGCTTATGGTGAAGCAGCTAAAg GAAGAGTTGAGAGAAGAAAAGTTGAAAGCAAAAGATGAAGCAGAGGATTTAGCTCAAGAAATGGCTGAACTTAGGCACCATATTACCGGCTTGTTAGAAGAAGAGCGTGAACTCCGTGCTTGCATTGAACAGGCATCTCTACATAGAATTGCTGAATTAGAGGCACAGGTACTGGTATTAGTTTACTGA